The genomic interval CAAGTACTATGACGAGGTCATCGCGTGTCTTCGAGATGCCGACTCCATTCTGATCCTGGGTCCTGGCGAGGCGAAGATCGAGCTGGCGCAGCGTCTCGACCATGACGTCCACCACGGTCGCATCGTCGGCGTCGACACGGTCGACAAGATGACGGATCGCCAGGTCGCGGCCACGGTGCGGCAGCGCTTTCTGGGCAGCAAGCGCAAGCTCTGCGCGCGGGTGCCGAGCACACGCTGACGAGTCCGACATCGGATCGTCCATCGTGCAGGCGCCACTTCAGAGAGGTCGGCGACTTGCGTAGCGCCCGGTCAGCCGTTCGCCGGCGAAAGAAGGCGTCGGTCAGACCATGGAGCCCAATCGCCGGGCCGACGCAGGTGCGGGTCACGCTCAGTCCCAGGGGCAGGATCGTCCTGGACGACAACGTCGGCTCTCCGCTCATGGCCAAGGACGGCGTGACGGTGGCGAAGGAGATCGAGCTGAAGGAGCCCCTGGAGAACATGGGGGCGCAGATAGTGAAGGAGGTCGCGAGCAAGACGTCCGACGTGGCCGGCGACGGCACCACCACGGCGACGGTGCCGGCCCAGGCGATCTACCGCGAGGGCAGCAAGACCGGCGCCAAGGCGATTACGGAGGACCTCGGCATCAAGCTCGAGAACGTGAAGCTCGACGATCTTGGCAAGGCCAAGAAGATCACGATCGACAAGGACACGACGACGATCGTCGAGGGCGCGGGCAAGGCCAAGGACATCGAGGCCCGGGTGAAGCAGCTACGGACGCAGGTCGAGGAGACGACTTCCGACTACGAGCGCAAGAGGCTGCAAGAGCTCGCGCGGCCGAGTCTGTGAGCGGCGACGTGCTCAGAGAGAGGATGCGACGCGGCGCAGATGATAGCCCTGGATCGCCAGCTCGATCGCGCTGTGGAACTGGCGGGGCCGTCGCAAGAGCGTCGTACAGAAGAGCCGCCAAAAGGCCCAACGCCCTCTGTTGCGCAGGCCCAGGAGCCAGAGCGACCGCACGAACGCGAGGGCCTCCCGGGGGGAGACGCGCGCGCCACCGCTCCTTGGGCGATGGTGGTCGAGGAAGACGCGAATCCGCTGGCAGTAGACCTGCGGGTCGTAGAGACGACGCATCAGGTCGCGATAGCCCGCCAGCAGGAACTCCTTGTCGAGCTTCGGCGTGAAGTTGAGGGTGGCACCGGTATTGTCGCCCGTGCTCTCCGATTCGATGCGGCCCTCGCCCAGCAGGCGCTTGTACAGTCGCGTCTGCGGCAAGGCCGTCAACAGGCCCACCATGGCGGTGGCGACTCCGGAGCGCTGGATGAACTCGAACTGGCGGGCGAAGATGTCGCGGGGATCGCTGTCGAAGCCCACGATGAAGCCGCCCATCACCTCGATGCCAGCGCGCTGGATGGTCTGCACGGCGGCGAGCAGGTCGCCGCGCGTGTTCTGGAGCTTGTGACACTCGGCGAGGCTCTCGAGCGCGGGCGTCTCGATGCCGACGAACACCTTGCCAAAGCCGGCGGCGGCCATCAGCTCCAGCAGCTCGCCGTCCTGGGCGAGGTTGACGGACGTCTCTGTCAGGAAGCTGATCCGGGTACCCGTGCGCTCGCGCCAGCGGATCAACTCTCGCAGGAGGGCCTTGGTCTTGGCCTCGGCGCCGATGAAGTTGTCGTCGACGATGAAGATGCCGTCGCGCCAGCCGCGTGCGCGGAGTGCCTCGACCTCGGCGACGAGCTGACTCGGGTGCTTGGTGCGTGGCACGCGCCCGTTCATGGCCACGATGTCACAGAACTCGCAATCGTACGGGCAGCCGCGCGAGAACTGCACGGCCATGGCGTGGTAGTTGCCGGGGGCGACGAGGTCCCAGCGCGGGACAGCCAGGCGCGTGATGTCGGGTCGATCGAGTGCCTGGTAGCAGGCCCGGACGTTGCGCGACCGCATGTCGTCGACGAGCGCCGGAATCACGCCCTCGGCCTCGCCGAGGACGAAGTGTTGGATGTCAGGGAACTCGGCATGCATGGCTGTGAAGAGCGGCCCTCCCGCGACGATGGGCGTCCCGAGTCGCTTGCAGCGCGCGACGACGTTGGCGACGGAGGCGCGCTGGACGAGCATGGCGCTCAGAAAGACGAAGTCCGCGCCCGCCAGGGTCTCATCGGTGAGGGGTTCGACGTTCAGGTCCAGCAGGCGGAGATCCCAGTCGCGCGGCAGCATGGCGGCGATCGTCAAGAGGCCCAGAGGCGGAAACGCCGCGGGCCGGGAGACGAGCCGCAGAGCGTGCCGGAAGCTCCAGAAGGTGTTGGGCGTCTCCGGGTAGACGAGGAGGATCCGCATCACTGCACGCTGCGTCGCCCCGGGCCAGCACTTCCGGCTCGGCGACGACGGCCCGGCAGGGGCCGAGCCTGACCGTTCTCGGGATGGAAGCGCCGGGATGCCCAGAGGACGCCGTCCCTTGCGTGAATCGCGAAGCTCCGCAGTTCCTTGATGTTGCGTAGCACTTGTCAACTCCTCCTTCCGCCGAAGCCGAACCTCACGTGTGAGAGTGCGGGATGGTGGGGCAGACGCGGTGGATCTCTCGAGACATGGGTGGCGGCTGTCGGTGAGCACGACGCTCGGCTCGCCAATCGTCAGCGATCGTAGTGCCCGGACCTGAGCGACGTCTGTTCGCTTTTGCACATGCGCCCCTCTCGGACCGGACGCCGGTGTGAAGCGGACCGTTGCCATCCGAGCGCCTCGCGGCTGGTACGCGGTGAGCGGAACTGAACAGACGCGGCCCAACGGTGCGAGTAGCTTGTTGGTGCGTCATCCAGCCGCAGAGGCAGTTCGGCCGAGTCCCCGTGAGGCTCGAGCAGGGAGGGAGGGGCTGCACTACGGCCATTCCAGAGAGGTACGAACATGCTGTGGACGATTCTCGTGCTGCTCGGCATCCTGTGGCTGTTGGGCGTCAGCTTCCACGTTGGCGGTAGTCTGATTCACCTGCTGCTGGTCCTGGGACTCATCGTGTTGATCGTCAGCGCGTTCACCGGTCGGCGACTCGCGTAGGGCCAGCTCAGCCGCTCGCCGGTGAAGGAAGGCGTCAGCCAGACGATGGAGCCCAGCGGAGTGACCGCGCCGGCGGGGAAGGCTCCGACGGCAGGGGCGCGTCGCGGTCTGCTTCTGCTCGATCAGCTCGGCGCTCTCGCGCGGTGGGTCAGGCGAGGCGGCGCGGCCGCCGGCCGCGGCCTGCGCGGTGCATGGTCGCAGCGGGCCGTGCGCATTGCCTGTTCGATCGCCGTGACGGTGATCCTGTTGCCGCCGGCCGTCCTCGTCGCGCACGTGTACTTCGACCGCAGTGACCTTCCCGATCTCGCTGCGTTCATCCTCTTTCAGCCCCCAACGACAGGCGAGATCGTCGATGCGAGGGGAGAGGTCGTGGTCCAGCTCGCCCGGGAGTACCGGCGCGTAGTGACGTACGACCAGGTGCCCCTCGTCGTGCGTCAGGCCATCCTGGCGGCCGAGGACAGGAACTTCGAGTCTCATTCGGGGGTCGACTACTCCGCTCTGCCCCGGGTCATCGAAAAGACGCTGGCGCGCTCTCTGGCGGAGTGGAAGAAGGGCTCCGGCCTCCGGCTGAGGCTGCCCCAGGGCGGCTCGACGATCACGCAACAGCTCGTGCGTGTCTACTTCCTGGGATGCCTGACCGCGCGCCGGGATGACGACGCCCTGTTCGCGCACGGCCTGACGGGCGCGCGAGTTCTGGCGTCGACCTTGGGTGCCCGCGCCGCCAACAAGCTGCTTCGGAAGCTGGAGGAGGTGCGCCTGGCCCTCTGGCTCGAGGATGCGATGCGAAGGGAGTACGGGACGCGGGAGCAGGCAAAGCGCGAGATCTTCGCTCGCTATGCGAGCTTCATCTACATGGGCAGCAGTCGCTACGGCTTCGGCGCGGCCTCCGAGTACTACTTCGAGAAGCCGCTGGCCAGTTACACGATGGAGGATGCCGGACGGGCGGCGTTGCTGGCGGGGATCGCCAAGTCGCCGCGTGACTATGCGCCCGTGGCGGGCAGCTCGCGAGCGCTGCGGCGCCGCAACCAGATCCTGGCCCTGATGGCCCGCAACGGCTACATCCCCGAGGATCTCGCCCGGCGCTGCCAGGCCGAGCCAATCGGCGTCATCCCTCGCGCAGTGAAGATCGGCGCGCCCGCGGTGATCGAGCATGTGTTGGCCGAGCTGCAGGCACAGGGCGGCGGCCGCTTCGCGGTGGAAGACTTGTTCCAGGGCCGGATACGCGTTGCCTCCACGGTCGATCGGCGGGTGCAGAAGATCGTGAACGAGGCGTTGGAGAACGGACTGGCCGCCTACGAGAAACGGCATCCCAGCGCCCGGGGGTTGGTCCAGGGTTCGGTGGTAGTGCTGGCCAACGCGGACGCGGCAATCCTTGCCGAGGCGGGGGGGCGGCAACGGTACAAACTGCGGCAGAGCCGCTACTCCGACTACAACCGCGTGACGGACTCTCTGCGTCAGCCTGGTTCGGCGATGAAGCCACTCGTGTACCTGGCCGCCTTCGGCAGCGGTCTGACGCTCGACGAGACAGTGCCCGACGAGCCCATCAGCGTACCGATCGGCTCCGCGGCGGGGGTCAAGTGGATCGCCAACTACGACGACAAGTTCAAGGGTCTGATCCCCGCCCGCCAGGCGCTGGCCGAATCCCGCAATGCGGTGGCGGTGTGGATCGCCGACGCCGTCGGCATGGAGAAGGTCATCCGGACCTGTCGGGACTTGGGCGTTCGCACGCCGGTGCAGCCCTACATCAGCACGGCGCTCGGCGCGTCCGAGGTCCGGCTGCTCGAGCTCGCGGGCGCGTATCGGGCGATGGCCTCGGGCGTGCGCGCGGAGCCTCACGTGATCGCGCGCGTCACCGACAGCTCAGGAGCCCTGCTCTACAACGCGCCAGGACCCGGCGGGGAGCTTCGTCTGGATGGCGTGGCTCTCATCCAGGAGGGCCTTCGCGGTGTGATCCGCCTCCCCGGCGGGACCGCCCACGCGCTCTGCGGAAGGCGATTCCCGATTCCGGTGATGGGCAAGACCGGCACCACGAGCGATTTCCGGGATGCGCTCTTCGTCGGGTCCACCTACGGGCCGCTGGGCATCACGGTCGCAGTCCGGATCGGCTTCGACGACAACCGCACGCTGGGCAACAGGGAGACTGGCGGGCGTGCGGCCCTGCCTGTGTTCCGAGAAATCCTGGCGCGCGTCTACAAAGCCGCCTTGGTCGGGCCGGCCCCGGAGTTCCCCCGTGACATGGAGGCCCGGATAGACGCGTACCTGGCTCGTCCGGCACCCCTCCCCGCTGGGCCGGAAGCGGCCTTGCCCGTCGCCGACGCGGGGCCGCAGGGCGAACAGGGAACGGCAAGTCAGGCGTTCCGCCGATTGGCTGTCTCGCAACGTGGCGACTGACGTTTTGGAGGAGTACGGCCTCCGCCGGGGCCTCCGGGGACATCCTGGCCCGTGCGGCGAGCGGAGTGAGCGCAATCGTACAGACCGCGCAGGCAGACCCTGGTGGCGCCCAAGGAGTCACAGCAATCCAAGGAGACGTGATGAATGCACGGCCGTAGTACTGCCGTGTTCCCCATTTGTCAAGACACATCTTGCTGAAGGAAACCCTCGGTCCATCGTTCACGCGGCCTCGGCCAGGCGCAGCTTGAGGTTTTCGGCGCGCTTCTCCGCCGGCGTCTTCCAGCCGAGAGCCTGGTGTGGTCTCTCGTAGTGGTAGGTCTTCAGCCGGGCCGCGAGGGCGCTGCGGAGTTCCGCGGCGGACTCCCAGTCGCGCGTCCAGATGAGATCGCTCTTCATCGTCAGGATGAAGCGCTCAGCGACAGCGTTGCCAGTGGGGCGACCCACCGGCGCGAAGGTGTGATCCAGACGCCAGCGGTCGCACAGCTGGAAGCAGTCCTCCCCCGTGTACTGGGGACCGTGATCGCTGCGAAGCTCCAGCCCGTCCGGGACGTTCTCCGCCCGCCCGAACTGTGCTCCTCGAGGGCCCGGCCGAGCGGCGCCAGCACCGCAGGCGACTCCTGGCTCTTCGTGACCTCGAAGTCGAGCACCACACCCGCTTACGGGAGGCCGCCACCTTCTGCCGCCGCAGGTAGGCGTGGACCTCACTCCCCGGCGGAGCCGGAGTGGATG from Verrucomicrobiota bacterium carries:
- a CDS encoding B12-binding domain-containing radical SAM protein, producing the protein MRILLVYPETPNTFWSFRHALRLVSRPAAFPPLGLLTIAAMLPRDWDLRLLDLNVEPLTDETLAGADFVFLSAMLVQRASVANVVARCKRLGTPIVAGGPLFTAMHAEFPDIQHFVLGEAEGVIPALVDDMRSRNVRACYQALDRPDITRLAVPRWDLVAPGNYHAMAVQFSRGCPYDCEFCDIVAMNGRVPRTKHPSQLVAEVEALRARGWRDGIFIVDDNFIGAEAKTKALLRELIRWRERTGTRISFLTETSVNLAQDGELLELMAAAGFGKVFVGIETPALESLAECHKLQNTRGDLLAAVQTIQRAGIEVMGGFIVGFDSDPRDIFARQFEFIQRSGVATAMVGLLTALPQTRLYKRLLGEGRIESESTGDNTGATLNFTPKLDKEFLLAGYRDLMRRLYDPQVYCQRIRVFLDHHRPRSGGARVSPREALAFVRSLWLLGLRNRGRWAFWRLFCTTLLRRPRQFHSAIELAIQGYHLRRVASSL
- a CDS encoding lmo0937 family membrane protein: MLWTILVLLGILWLLGVSFHVGGSLIHLLLVLGLIVLIVSAFTGRRLA
- a CDS encoding transposase; the protein is MGRPTGNAVAERFILTMKSDLIWTRDWESAAELRSALAARLKTYHYERPHQALGWKTPAEKRAENLKLRLAEAA
- a CDS encoding transglycosylase domain-containing protein, with product MTAPAGKAPTAGARRGLLLLDQLGALARWVRRGGAAAGRGLRGAWSQRAVRIACSIAVTVILLPPAVLVAHVYFDRSDLPDLAAFILFQPPTTGEIVDARGEVVVQLAREYRRVVTYDQVPLVVRQAILAAEDRNFESHSGVDYSALPRVIEKTLARSLAEWKKGSGLRLRLPQGGSTITQQLVRVYFLGCLTARRDDDALFAHGLTGARVLASTLGARAANKLLRKLEEVRLALWLEDAMRREYGTREQAKREIFARYASFIYMGSSRYGFGAASEYYFEKPLASYTMEDAGRAALLAGIAKSPRDYAPVAGSSRALRRRNQILALMARNGYIPEDLARRCQAEPIGVIPRAVKIGAPAVIEHVLAELQAQGGGRFAVEDLFQGRIRVASTVDRRVQKIVNEALENGLAAYEKRHPSARGLVQGSVVVLANADAAILAEAGGRQRYKLRQSRYSDYNRVTDSLRQPGSAMKPLVYLAAFGSGLTLDETVPDEPISVPIGSAAGVKWIANYDDKFKGLIPARQALAESRNAVAVWIADAVGMEKVIRTCRDLGVRTPVQPYISTALGASEVRLLELAGAYRAMASGVRAEPHVIARVTDSSGALLYNAPGPGGELRLDGVALIQEGLRGVIRLPGGTAHALCGRRFPIPVMGKTGTTSDFRDALFVGSTYGPLGITVAVRIGFDDNRTLGNRETGGRAALPVFREILARVYKAALVGPAPEFPRDMEARIDAYLARPAPLPAGPEAALPVADAGPQGEQGTASQAFRRLAVSQRGD